ATGCCATTTTGGGGATGGTGCAACAGTATTTCGTGCAACGGCGGCTCGATGCAGAGGAGAAAGGATGGGGGGCAACCACGAATGAAGACGACGGTAAGAAGCGGCAAGACGGTTGAAGAGGCCGTACAAGCGGTTCTTGACGAGTGGCAAGTGACCGAAGATCTAGTGGAAATCGAGGTCTTGGACGAGGGCAGCAAAGGGATCTTGGGGTTATTCGGGAAAGATGCCCTGGTGCGGGTAACGATGCGTGACCCCCTCGAGGAGAAGAGCAAGTTCGCCCAGGAGTTTCTGCAGACCATCGTGGATCAGATGGGTTGCACAGCCCGGGTGGAGATGAAGGTAGAAGACGATTGTGTTTATTTGACTATCACCGGCGAGGGGATCGGAAAACTCATCGGGCGGCGGGGTCAGACCTTGGATGCTCTCCAGGCTATCGTCAGTGCTGGAACTAATAAGGGCGAGGGCGAATGGGTTAGAATAGTGGTGGATGCCGAGGGTTATCGGGCCCGCAGGGAGGAAACGCTGCGGAAGCTGGCCCAACGGCTGGCTAAGAAGGTGAAGGGGACGAAGAAAAAAGCAGTGTTGGAGCCCATGAGTTCCTATGAGCGGCGGGTGATCCATCTGGCTTTACAAAATGAACGGGCTGTAGAGACCTTTAGTGAAGGGAAAGAACCCTATCGCCGCGTGATCATTGTCCCCAAGAATTAGGAGATCGTTGAAGAGCTAACCTTTTCGAACGCGGCCTTCGGGGCTGCGTTCTTCTTTTTGGAGGGAGTTATCTATGGCCACGGATACCATTGCGGCCATCTCTACGCCCTTAGGGGAGGGCGGAATTGGGATTGTCCGGATGAGTGGTCCCCGGGCGGTGGAGATCGCCAAGGGAATATTCCAGCCGATGGGAGGGGCTCCCTGGCCCGGGGAGTCCCATCGGTTGACCTATGGCCGGATAGTGGATGAAACCGGGCATGTCTTGGATGAGGTCTTGGTGTCGTTCATGCAGGCACCTCATTCCTATACCACCGAAGATATTGTGGAGATCAATTGCCATGGCGGTATGGTGGTGATGCAGCAGATCCTGGACCTGTTGTTGCAGCGGGGGGCCAGACTTGCGGAGCCCGGGGAGTTTACCAGGCGGGCCTTTATGAACGGACGGATCGATCTGGTGCAGGCAGAGGCAGTCATTGATCTGATCCGGGCGAAATCCGATGCGGCGGCAAAGGCCGCCAGCCACCAACTGCAGGGATACCTATCCCGGGAACTGAGGGAAATCTGGCAAAGGCTTGTGGACATCCTGGCCCACATGGAGGCTTCTTTG
The nucleotide sequence above comes from Bacillota bacterium. Encoded proteins:
- a CDS encoding protein jag yields the protein MKTTVRSGKTVEEAVQAVLDEWQVTEDLVEIEVLDEGSKGILGLFGKDALVRVTMRDPLEEKSKFAQEFLQTIVDQMGCTARVEMKVEDDCVYLTITGEGIGKLIGRRGQTLDALQAIVSAGTNKGEGEWVRIVVDAEGYRARREETLRKLAQRLAKKVKGTKKKAVLEPMSSYERRVIHLALQNERAVETFSEGKEPYRRVIIVPKN